Proteins from a single region of Lampris incognitus isolate fLamInc1 chromosome 16, fLamInc1.hap2, whole genome shotgun sequence:
- the mtfr1l gene encoding mitochondrial fission regulator 1-like isoform X1, which translates to MEMDTEVIPLWQNKPHGSTRSVVRRIGSTLPLKPPQRACFQELPGLPPLRPLDGPLVPTLADIAWIAADEEETYARVRSDTRPFRHEWRPTPLLVLHRNSSVPNFRREGKKVEGLRKPGMTALNRTTALQDELSRLRAQIAKIVANESGSNPLTPDLLSPDDTSMSFSMAPFEAASYQPVATAAASFVISDVTEEEEEEEVEDEEEEADEEDVVSIVSELVHDPLPPVSMTASATFDLDRPSMDFREAEEDTVSLSKSTSFADVMDILKDMNRMKMSKDRYNRGCTSLREEDSATLISEALRKKFTLKDEDIDTVQRK; encoded by the exons atggaaatggacaca GAAGTTATTCCTCTCTGGCAGAATAAGCCCCATGGATCTACCCGTAGCGTTGTGAGAAGAATAGGGTCCACTCTTCCCCTCAAACCACCACAAAGGGCATGTTTCCAG GAACTACCAGGCCTACCCCCTCTTCGACCTTTGGATGGCCCCTTAGTTCCTACCTTGGCAGACATAGCCTGGATTGCTGCAGATGAAGAGGAGACATATGCCAGAGTTCG GAGTGATACACGTCCTTTTAGACACGAATGGCGGCCCACTCCCCTCCTGGTCCTCCACAGGAATTCATCTGTACCCAACTTCCGCCGTGAGGGAAAAAAGGTAGAGGGATTAAGGAAGCCTGGAATGACCGCGCTGAACCGTACCACTGCCCTCCAGGACGAGCTTAGCAGACTCCGTGCACAAATTGCCAAGATTGTCGCAAACGAATCCG GCTCCAACCCCCTTACCCCTGATCTGctgtctcctgatgacaccagcatgagtttctcTATGGCACCTTTTGAGGCTGCGTCTTACCAGCCTGTAGCTACTGCTGCAGCCTCCTTTGTCATCagtgatgtcacagaggaggaggaggaagaggaggtggaggatgaggaagaggaggcggaTGAGGAAGATGTAGTCTCCATCGTGTCAGAGCTAGTCCATGACCCACTGCCGCCAGTCTCCATGACTGCGTCAGCAACTTTTGACCTAGACAGGCCCAGCATGGACTTCCGGGAGGCAGAGGAGGACACTGTGTCACTCTCCAAGTCCACCAGCTTTGCCGATGTCATGGATATCCTGAAGGACATGAACCGTATGAAGATGAGCAAGGACAG GTACAACAGAGgttgtacctctctgagagaggaGGACTCAGCCACTCTGATTTCAGAGGCCCTTAGGAAAAAGTTTACCCTAAAGGATGAAGACATTGATACTGTGCAACGGAAGTAG
- the mtfr1l gene encoding mitochondrial fission regulator 1-like isoform X2 has product MEMDTNKPHGSTRSVVRRIGSTLPLKPPQRACFQELPGLPPLRPLDGPLVPTLADIAWIAADEEETYARVRSDTRPFRHEWRPTPLLVLHRNSSVPNFRREGKKVEGLRKPGMTALNRTTALQDELSRLRAQIAKIVANESGSNPLTPDLLSPDDTSMSFSMAPFEAASYQPVATAAASFVISDVTEEEEEEEVEDEEEEADEEDVVSIVSELVHDPLPPVSMTASATFDLDRPSMDFREAEEDTVSLSKSTSFADVMDILKDMNRMKMSKDRYNRGCTSLREEDSATLISEALRKKFTLKDEDIDTVQRK; this is encoded by the exons atggaaatggacaca AATAAGCCCCATGGATCTACCCGTAGCGTTGTGAGAAGAATAGGGTCCACTCTTCCCCTCAAACCACCACAAAGGGCATGTTTCCAG GAACTACCAGGCCTACCCCCTCTTCGACCTTTGGATGGCCCCTTAGTTCCTACCTTGGCAGACATAGCCTGGATTGCTGCAGATGAAGAGGAGACATATGCCAGAGTTCG GAGTGATACACGTCCTTTTAGACACGAATGGCGGCCCACTCCCCTCCTGGTCCTCCACAGGAATTCATCTGTACCCAACTTCCGCCGTGAGGGAAAAAAGGTAGAGGGATTAAGGAAGCCTGGAATGACCGCGCTGAACCGTACCACTGCCCTCCAGGACGAGCTTAGCAGACTCCGTGCACAAATTGCCAAGATTGTCGCAAACGAATCCG GCTCCAACCCCCTTACCCCTGATCTGctgtctcctgatgacaccagcatgagtttctcTATGGCACCTTTTGAGGCTGCGTCTTACCAGCCTGTAGCTACTGCTGCAGCCTCCTTTGTCATCagtgatgtcacagaggaggaggaggaagaggaggtggaggatgaggaagaggaggcggaTGAGGAAGATGTAGTCTCCATCGTGTCAGAGCTAGTCCATGACCCACTGCCGCCAGTCTCCATGACTGCGTCAGCAACTTTTGACCTAGACAGGCCCAGCATGGACTTCCGGGAGGCAGAGGAGGACACTGTGTCACTCTCCAAGTCCACCAGCTTTGCCGATGTCATGGATATCCTGAAGGACATGAACCGTATGAAGATGAGCAAGGACAG GTACAACAGAGgttgtacctctctgagagaggaGGACTCAGCCACTCTGATTTCAGAGGCCCTTAGGAAAAAGTTTACCCTAAAGGATGAAGACATTGATACTGTGCAACGGAAGTAG